CGCGCGACCGGGAGATAGCGCCGCTGGTACGGGAAACGCTCCGCCGCCTTCTCGTCGTACTCGACGCCCAACCCCGGTTCCTCCGAGGGGTGGAGCATCCCGTCGGCGAACGTGACGCCCGTGCGGAACACCTCGGCCGCCTCGTCGGGATGGCCCATGTGCTCCTGGATGCCGAAGTTCGGCACGCTGATGTCGAGGTGCACGGCTGCCGCCATGCTGACGGGGGAGAGGTCGGTCGCGCCGTGCGAACCGGTCCGTACCTGGTACAGCGCGGCGAGGTCGAAGATCCGCCGCAGGTGGGTGATGCCGCCCGCGTGCACGACGGTCGTGCGGACGTAGTCGATGAGCTGCTCGGTGATCAGGTGCTGGACGTCCCAGATCGAGTTCATCACCTCGCCCACCGCGATCGGGGTCGTGGTGTGCTGCCGGATGAGCCGGAACGCCTCCTGGTTCTCGGCCGGTGTCGGGTCCTCCATCCAGAACAGCCGGCACGCCTCGACGCTCTTGCCGAACCGCGCCGCCTCGATCGGGGTGAGCCGGTGATGGACGTCGTGCAGGAGGTGGAAACCGAAGCCGAAGCGTTCCCGGACGGCTTCCAGATAGGTGGGCGCGAACCCCAAGTAGCCCTCGGTGTCCCAGGGTTGCTCGTCGGGCAGCTCGGTCGCGGCGGGTTCGTAGACCTTGCCCTTGCGGACGCCGTAGGTGCCGCCCACGTCGGGGACGGCGGCCTGTGCGCGGACGGCCTTGTAGCCGAGCTCCAGGTAGCGCTCGACGTCGTCGAGGAGGGAGGGCACGTCGGTGCCGCTGGCGTGCGAGTAGACGAGTACGCCGTCCCGGGAGCGGCCGCCGAGGAGCTGGTAGACGGGCAGGCCCGCGGTCTTGCCCTTGATGTCCCACAGCGCGGTGTCGACGGCCGCGATCGCCGTCATGGTGACCGGCCCGCGCCGCCAGTACGCGCCCCGGTAGAGGTACTGCCACATGTCCTCGACGCGGGCGGGGTCCTTGCCGATCAGCAGCGGGACCACGTGGTCGCGCAGATAGCTCGCCACGGCCAGTTCACGTCCGTTGAGCGTGGCGTCGCCGAGGCCCGTCACACCGTCGTCCGTGGTGATGCGCAGCGTGACGAACGTGCGCCCGGGGGAGGCGACGAACACCTCGACGCGCTCGATCTTGCTCACGGGTGGCTCTCCTAACCGTGTCCTGTTGCCGGTCGACCGGGCTCCGCCGTCGGTCGCTCAGTACTTGTATACAAGCATGTGTCGCGAAGTGGCAATGGTCGTGTCACGGATACGATGGCCGCATGGCTCACTCGAATCGGGACCGCACCAGTCGGCGCGCGATCTATCTGAAACTGCGTCAGATGGTCCTGACCCTCGAACTCGCCCCGGGCGCCGCCCTGTCGGAGAACGAACTCGCGGCCTCGCTCGGCGTCAGCCGGACCCCGGTGCGGGAGAGCCTGATCCTGCTGTCGCAGGAGGGTCTGGTGCAGGTCTTCCCGAAGATCGGCTCGTTCGTCTCCCGGGTGGACCCGGCACAGGTCGCCGACGCGCAGTTCCTGCGGGAGGCCGTCGAACTCGCCTCGCTGGACGACCTGCCCGCCGCACTCGACCCCGAGGTCGACGGCGAACTCCGCGAGAACCTCGCCCGCCAGCAGCGCGCGGACCTCGGCCTGGAGGAGTTCTTCGACCTCGACGAGGCGTTCCAC
The nucleotide sequence above comes from Streptomyces sp. N50. Encoded proteins:
- the manD gene encoding D-mannonate dehydratase ManD; amino-acid sequence: MSKIERVEVFVASPGRTFVTLRITTDDGVTGLGDATLNGRELAVASYLRDHVVPLLIGKDPARVEDMWQYLYRGAYWRRGPVTMTAIAAVDTALWDIKGKTAGLPVYQLLGGRSRDGVLVYSHASGTDVPSLLDDVERYLELGYKAVRAQAAVPDVGGTYGVRKGKVYEPAATELPDEQPWDTEGYLGFAPTYLEAVRERFGFGFHLLHDVHHRLTPIEAARFGKSVEACRLFWMEDPTPAENQEAFRLIRQHTTTPIAVGEVMNSIWDVQHLITEQLIDYVRTTVVHAGGITHLRRIFDLAALYQVRTGSHGATDLSPVSMAAAVHLDISVPNFGIQEHMGHPDEAAEVFRTGVTFADGMLHPSEEPGLGVEYDEKAAERFPYQRRYLPVARRLDGSVHDW
- a CDS encoding GntR family transcriptional regulator, which codes for MAHSNRDRTSRRAIYLKLRQMVLTLELAPGAALSENELAASLGVSRTPVRESLILLSQEGLVQVFPKIGSFVSRVDPAQVADAQFLREAVELASLDDLPAALDPEVDGELRENLARQQRADLGLEEFFDLDEAFHQGLMRLSGHGNVWTNVAAAKGHLDRARRLGLHENVSPAVFARQHREIYDAVVAGDIPLARAAMRTHLRAVFSDIERIRAHSPELFASGPSTVPVRRNVVVWE